The Desulfohalovibrio reitneri genome contains a region encoding:
- the xerD gene encoding site-specific tyrosine recombinase XerD yields MTEAETSAVGNHPWIDRYLEYLVVEKGLAEHSLQAYTRDIYSLYSFLTKRGGSLESVNGQTLLLYLGELRARELGSRSIARHLSSLRGFFSFAADEGWLHSDPAELLSNPKLPHSLPEFLTVEEMDALLAQPDQTQKLGLRDRAMLELLYAAGLRVSELISLKPIDFDAQAGLLRIFGKGAKERLVPLYQEAQDVLGTYLASWRGLFGPKDQEIFLNRSGRKLSRQGVWKLVKRYAAQAGIKREISPHTLRHSFATHLLDGGADLRTVQVLLGHADVAATEIYTHVQSVRLAAIHHRFHPRSG; encoded by the coding sequence ATGACAGAAGCCGAAACCTCCGCCGTCGGAAACCACCCCTGGATCGACCGCTATCTCGAATATCTCGTGGTGGAAAAGGGTCTGGCGGAGCATAGCCTTCAGGCATACACCAGGGATATTTACTCGCTGTATTCCTTTCTCACCAAGCGCGGCGGCTCTCTTGAGTCGGTCAACGGCCAGACGCTCCTTCTCTATCTGGGGGAACTCCGCGCCAGGGAGTTGGGCAGTCGCTCCATCGCCCGCCACCTTTCCTCCCTTCGCGGCTTTTTCTCGTTTGCCGCTGATGAGGGGTGGCTGCACAGCGACCCGGCGGAACTGCTCTCAAATCCCAAGCTCCCTCACAGCTTGCCGGAATTTCTCACCGTTGAGGAAATGGACGCCCTGCTCGCCCAGCCCGACCAGACTCAAAAACTGGGACTTCGGGACAGGGCGATGCTGGAACTGCTCTACGCCGCAGGGCTGCGGGTATCCGAACTCATATCCCTGAAGCCCATTGATTTTGACGCCCAGGCCGGCTTGCTGCGGATATTCGGCAAAGGAGCCAAGGAGCGGCTGGTACCGCTCTACCAGGAGGCACAGGACGTGCTGGGTACCTATCTCGCGTCTTGGCGGGGTCTTTTCGGGCCCAAGGATCAAGAGATTTTCCTCAACCGCTCCGGCCGCAAGCTCAGCCGCCAGGGTGTCTGGAAGCTGGTCAAACGGTATGCCGCACAGGCGGGCATAAAGCGAGAGATATCCCCCCATACCCTGCGTCACAGTTTCGCGACCCACCTGCTGGACGGCGGCGCCGACCTGCGTACGGTGCAGGTTCTGCTTGGTCACGCGGATGTGGCTGCCACGGAAATATACACCCATGTGCAGTCCGTCAGGCTGGCGGCCATTCATCACAGGTTTCATCCACGCTCAGGGTGA